A stretch of Ursus arctos isolate Adak ecotype North America unplaced genomic scaffold, UrsArc2.0 scaffold_4, whole genome shotgun sequence DNA encodes these proteins:
- the UTS2B gene encoding urotensin-2B, whose product MNKILSTTLCFGLLTLLSVMIFLELVHGRPYLFQGNELFPDKDDTNHEELLLALLNKNFGFQRPSNIDKELANKLEELNQLEKLKEQFMEAKDAEISYAMDGLSSSHPNKRACFWKYCV is encoded by the exons ATGAACAAGATCCTTTCAACTACTCTTTGCTTTGGACTCCTAACTTTGTTATctgtaatgatttttttggaaTTGGTGCACGGACGGCCATATCTTTTCCAAG GAAATGAATTGTTTCCAGATAAAGACGATACAAATCACGAGGAACTACTGCTGGCTCTACTGAATAAAAATTTTGGTTTCCAAAGACCTTCCAACATTG ATAAAGAACTGGCTAACAAATTGGAAGAACTTAACCAG ttggAAAAGCTCAAAGAGCAGTTCATGGAGGCCAAAGATGCCGAGATATCCTATGCTATGGATGGTCTATCTTCTTCCCATCCAAATAAGCGag